The following proteins are encoded in a genomic region of Enoplosus armatus isolate fEnoArm2 chromosome 11, fEnoArm2.hap1, whole genome shotgun sequence:
- the lonrf2 gene encoding LON peptidase N-terminal domain and RING finger protein 2: METGVRSHQGEVFIHPLSNPGAAGIFPEMLEVAEEANRAGDFNLAVEIYSSQLADLQQPDRGLCLRKADSLARAGRISEALDSYCTSASLGKLRPEELPLLVETIARTLREKELGIPGTLNGHGKSGSGEDGGESDGECTEDEALDLFSCRVCKCLLHEPTTVECGHTFCRRCLEDDSVKDCIHCQQTLNIKDGLPSGRRLNVVLSGLLDKLFATESKARKFWIEGELLWKEQSLSDALEKYNAAVDLVPSSGRLLCQRADLHMEMRNFSQAVQDANSLCRTKPLWTKAHFLKATALSKAGRHDEALQEYFVCVALKPDWTKVKLEAQKVLSELFSSVFENEDLPTPLHPLQGGMATRLIKPPALLRSLRPLTQRPGSSSQDSEFSVTKSAPVDDSSSRLSPGKSDPAAGEGSTKSLAGILAALPAPPGGLKRKHSGEGPSAIFNPPSKLARPDEVSSVQTAAVCGGRTFPTELLDSGDMECSLCMRLFYEPVATPCGHTFCLKCLERCLDHNPNCPLCKENLAEYLATRGYNKTLLMEEVLQRYLGDELAERKKIHEEEMKELSNLNQEVPIFVCTMAFPTIPCPLHVFEPRYRLMIRRSMETGTKQFGMCIADELKGFADYGCMLQVRDVKFFPDGRSVVDTIGVSRFKVLSHGQRDGYHTAKIEYLEDKKVEGEELVELQKLHDSVYEQANSWFTSLKDNMKSQILSHFGHLPSKDPDPQGSPSGPAWCWWLLAVLPLEGRAQLTILAMASLKDRLIAIRRVLIFVTRKRPR; encoded by the exons atggagaccGGAGTAAGGTCACACCAGGGCGAGGTGTTCATCCACCCTCTCTCCAACCCTGGGGCGGCGGGGATCTTCCCCGAAATGCTGGAGGTGGCAGAGGAAGCCAACCGGGCTGGGGATTTTAACCTGGCCGTGGAGATCTACAGCTCCCAGCTCGCAGACCTCCAGCAGCCGGACAGGGGCTTGTGTCTGAGGAAAGCCGACTCTCTGGCCCGCGCCGGACGGATATCCGAGGCGCTCGACTCGTACTGCACATCGGCCAGCCTGGGCAAACTTCGCCCGGAGGAGCTTCCCCTCCTGGTGGAAACCATCGCCCGGACTCTCCGCGAGAAGGAGCTCGGCATCCCCGGGACGTTAAACGGGCATGGTAAAAGCGGCAGCGGGGAAGATGGGGGTGAAAGTGACGGGGAGTGTACAGAGGATGAAGCCCTGGACTTGTTTTCCTGTCGCGTCTGCAAGTGTCTGCTCCACGAGCCCACAACCGTGGAGTGCGGACACACTTTCTGCAGACGCTGCCTAGAGGACGACTCCGTCAAAGACTGTATCCACTGTCAACAAACGTTGAACATTAAAGATGGACTGCCAAGCGGCCGGAGATTAAACGTTGTTCTCAGCGGCCTGCTGGATAAACTGTTCGCCACTGAGAGCAAAGCGAGGAAGTTCTGGATCGAAGGAGAGCTTTTGTGGAAGGAGCAGAGCCTCTCTGACGCCTTGGAGAAGTACAATGCAGCAGTAGATCTAG TGCCCTCTTCAGGCAGATTGCTGTGTCAGCGGGCTGATTTGCACATGGAGATGAGGAACTTCAGTCAGGCAGTGCAGGACGCCAACAGCCTCTGTAGAACAAAACCTCTCTGGACAAAG gcTCACTTTCTGAAAGCCACAGCGCTGAGTAAAGCAGGCCGGCACGATGAGGCCTTGCAGgaatactttgtgtgtgtggcgctAAAGCCTGACTGGACCAAAGTCAAACTGGAGGCTCAGAAG GTCCTTAGCGAgctgttctcctctgtgtttgagaaTGAGGACCTGCCAACGCCGCTGCACCCGCTGCAGGGGGGGATGGCCACCCGCCTCATCAAACCCCCGGCCTTGCTCAGGTCCCTGCGGCCGCTCACACAGAGACCTGGCTCCTCTTCACAG gACTCAGAGTTCAGTGTGACTAAAAGCGCTCCAGTGGACGACTCATCCTCCAGACTGTCTCCTGGTAAATCGGACCCCGCTGCAGGGGAGGGCAGCACCAAGAGCCTGGCTGGCATCCTGGCTGCTCTGCCAGCACCCCCTGGTGGCCTCAAGAGGAAACACAGCGGAGAGGGACCCTCAGCAATCTTCAACCCTCCCTCCAAACTGGCCAGACCTG ACGAGGTGAGCAGCGTTCAGACGGCCGCGGTGTGTGGAGGGAGGACGTTTCCTACTGAGCTGTTGGACAGTGGAGACATGGAGTGTTCACTCTGCATGAG ATTGTTCTATGAGCCTGTTGCCACTCCCTGCGGACACACCTTCTGCCTCAAATGTCTGGAGCGCTGCCTGGACCACAACCCCAACTGCCCCCTGTGCAAGGAGAATCTGGCTGAG TATCTGGCCACCAGGGGCTATAACAAGACCCTGCTGATGGAGGAAGTGTTGCAGCGTTACCTAGGAGATGAGCTggctgagaggaagaaaatccatgaagaggagatgaaggagctgTCAAA CTTGAACCAGGAAGTGCCCATCTTTGTGTGCACCATGGCCTTCCCCACTATCCCCTGCCCTCTGCACGTGTTTGAGCCGCGCTACCGCCTCATGATCCGTCGCTCCATGGAGACGGGCACCAAGCAGTTTGGCATGTGCATAGCTGACGAGCTCAAAGGCTTCGCCGACTACGGCTGCATGCTgcag GTGCGAGACGTGAAGTTCTTTCCTGACGGTCGTTCAGTGGTCGACACCATCGGTGTGTCGCGGTTCAAGGTCCTCAGCCACGGCCAGAGAGACGGCTACCACACTGCCAAGATAGAGTACCTGGAAGACAAGAAG gtggagggggaggagctggtggagctTCAGAAGCTGCACGACTCTGTGTATGAGCAGGCCAACAGCTGGTTCACCTCCCTGAAAGACAACATGAAGAGCCAGATCCTCAGCCACTTCGGACACCTCCCCAGCAAAGACCCCGACCCACAG gGCAGTCCCAGTGGTCCGGCCTGGTGCTGGTGGCTGCTCGCTGTCCTTCCGTTGGAGGGTCGAGCCCAGCTCACCATCCTGGCCATGGCCTCCCTCAAGGACCGCCTCATTGCCATCCGCAGGGTCCTCATCTTCGTCACGCGCAAGAGGCCGCGGTGA